Part of the Syntrophotaleaceae bacterium genome, GGCTGCATTTCGGCACAGCAACCTGGCTTTTTCCAGTATTCACGAAATTAACGCCACCCAGAACGAACTTTTGCGCAATCATATCGCCTATCTCTCAGCGCATTCTCCATTTTATCGAAAACGTTTTGCAGAGACGGGCGTAAATCCGGCCGGGATTCGGACCCTCGAAGATATCGGATTGTTGCCCTTGACCGACAAGGCGGACCTGGCCAGCTGCAATGAGGAATTTCTGTGTGTCGACCGGAGGGAGATCGTCGATCTCTGCCTGACCTCAGGTACAACCGGACGCCCCGTTGCACTGGCACAAACCGCCCTGGACCTGGAACGATTGGCTTTCAACGAGGAACTGTCCTTCCGCTGCATCGGTATTACCGCTGCCGACCGGGTATTGATTGCCGCCGCCATGGATCGGTGTTTCATGGCTGGCCTGGCCTATTTTCTGGGCCTTGTCCGAATTGGGGCCCAGGCGATTCGCGGCGGGTCGAGCAGCGTACCGGCCCTGATGGAGCTTTTGAACGCTCACCATCCGACAGCTATCGTCGGGGTTCCGACCCTGCTTCTGCGCCTGGCCGAAAGTCTCCAGGACGAAGGCCTTGATCCAGTTAGCCTGGGGATTCGGCGACTGATCTGCATCGGTGAACCGCTGCGCCTGGCTGACTTGTCTCTCTCGGTCAGCGGCAAGCGCCTGCAGGCCCTGTGGGGAGCGGAGGTTTTCGGAACCTACGCCAGCACCGAAATGGCCACCGCCTTTACCGATTGCTCTTTTGGACGGGGGGGCCATTTGCAACCTGAATTGATGGTCGTGGAAATCATCGATGAAGAGGGTCGTCCCCTGCCGCCCGGAATACCTGGGGAGGTGGTGGCCACGCCGCTGCAGGTTACGGGGATGCCGCTGCTGCGGTTTCGAACGGGGGATATCGCCGCTCTGTACAGGGAACCGTGCTCCTGCGGACGCAATTCCTGGCGACTGGGTCCGATTATCGGACGCAGAGCGCAGATGCTCAAGTATCGAGGGACGACAGTTTTCCCCAGGCCATTTTCCAGGTTCTGGAAGAAATCAACTGGGTCCGTGGGTACTACCTGGAAGTTTTCGATGAATTTGACCTGGGAGACCGCCTGCGGATCGTTGTGGGCTGCGCCGATCCCGCCGCCCGGGCGGAGTTTCTGGCCGAGCTGATTGCCGCCCGCATCCGGGTCAAACCCGAAGTGATGCTGGTTTCCCCCGAAGAGGTGCGGCGCAAAACAACGGCACCGGACAAGCGCAAACCGATAACTTTTTTCGATTTTCGGGGCATGGCAACGGAGGAACTAAGAAACCATGTTTGAGGCTGAAACAACACTGACAAAAACTCCGGCGGTCGCCTGCCGGCGTCCTGCGATCGCGCTGAACGGATGTGATCTTCGGATCGAGGATATCGTTGCCATCGGCGTGGGGGACAGGGAGGTCTGTCTGGACCCCGCCGCTCTCGAACGCTGCCGTGCCAGCCGCCGGTTTCTTGAGCAGGAAGTCGCCGCCCGGCGCATTATCTACGGGGTCAATACCTCCTTCGGTCCCATGTGCAACAAGATCATCGAGGACCGGGAGATCGAAGCCCTGCAGGTCAATCTCATCCGCAGCCATGCCGCGGGGCTCGGAGATCCGCTGAAGCCCTAT contains:
- a CDS encoding AMP-binding protein, translated to MSLLQKNAAAFRHSNLAFSSIHEINATQNELLRNHIAYLSAHSPFYRKRFAETGVNPAGIRTLEDIGLLPLTDKADLASCNEEFLCVDRREIVDLCLTSGTTGRPVALAQTALDLERLAFNEELSFRCIGITAADRVLIAAAMDRCFMAGLAYFLGLVRIGAQAIRGGSSSVPALMELLNAHHPTAIVGVPTLLLRLAESLQDEGLDPVSLGIRRLICIGEPLRLADLSLSVSGKRLQALWGAEVFGTYASTEMATAFTDCSFGRGGHLQPELMVVEIIDEEGRPLPPGIPGEVVATPLQVTGMPLLRFRTGDIAALYREPCSCGRNSWRLGPIIGRRAQMLKYRGTTVFPRPFSRFWKKSTGSVGTTWKFSMNLTWETACGSLWAAPIPPPGRSFWPS